Proteins found in one Paenibacillus dendritiformis genomic segment:
- a CDS encoding 3-hydroxyacyl-CoA dehydrogenase family protein, producing the protein MKKIGVIGAGVMGKGVAQAFAQSGYPVVLIDICENLLLTASEEIYNNVRFQGLFRRGEAVADPDAVLSRIRLSTDYELLADVDYVVENVTERWETKKEVYQKLDRICPDDVVILVNTSCISITKIAALTKRPSRIAGAHFMNPVPMKPAVEVIRGYHTADSTIEEIKDLLLSIGKETIVVNDYPGFVSNRISHLFMNEAAFVVQDQVASPQEVDEIFKKCYSHTMGPLETADLIGLDTVVQSLDVLYESYQDSKFRCCPLLRKMVEAGLCGRKSGQGFYTYE; encoded by the coding sequence GTGAAAAAAATAGGCGTTATTGGCGCTGGCGTTATGGGTAAAGGCGTTGCCCAGGCCTTCGCCCAGTCAGGCTATCCGGTCGTACTCATCGATATATGCGAGAATCTATTGTTGACAGCAAGCGAGGAAATATACAACAACGTCAGGTTTCAGGGATTATTCCGAAGAGGTGAAGCCGTGGCAGATCCTGACGCCGTACTGTCGAGAATACGATTATCTACGGATTATGAGTTGCTTGCCGATGTGGATTATGTCGTCGAGAACGTAACGGAAAGATGGGAGACCAAGAAGGAAGTGTATCAAAAGCTGGACCGTATCTGTCCGGATGATGTTGTCATCCTGGTTAATACTTCATGTATCTCGATTACGAAAATCGCAGCATTAACGAAACGGCCATCCCGAATAGCGGGAGCTCATTTTATGAATCCAGTGCCTATGAAGCCGGCGGTTGAGGTCATCCGCGGATATCATACAGCGGACTCGACGATAGAGGAGATTAAGGACCTGCTCTTATCCATTGGTAAAGAAACGATCGTAGTGAATGATTACCCAGGCTTTGTATCCAACCGAATTTCTCATTTATTTATGAATGAAGCGGCCTTTGTCGTTCAGGACCAGGTGGCTTCCCCTCAGGAAGTGGACGAAATTTTCAAGAAATGTTACTCCCATACTATGGGCCCCTTGGAAACGGCTGATTTGATAGGCTTAGATACCGTGGTGCAATCATTGGATGTGCTATATGAAAGTTATCAAGATTCTAAATTTCGCTGCTGCCCCCTGCTGCGGAAAATGGTCGAGGCCGGCTTGTGCGGCAGAAAGTCGGGACAAGGATTTTATACATATGAATAA
- a CDS encoding acyl carrier protein produces MEAAKVKIKQFLSKFFRKHELQDDDDIFSLGFVNSLFAMQLVMFLEKEFHIRVDNKDLDINNFRSINKIVELIERKAGVVNNL; encoded by the coding sequence ATGGAAGCGGCAAAGGTAAAAATCAAGCAATTTCTGAGCAAGTTTTTCAGAAAGCATGAATTACAGGATGATGACGATATCTTTTCATTGGGATTTGTCAACTCTTTGTTTGCGATGCAATTGGTCATGTTCCTCGAAAAAGAATTTCATATCCGGGTTGATAATAAAGATCTGGACATCAACAATTTCAGGTCAATCAATAAAATAGTTGAACTGATTGAGAGAAAAGCCGGGGTTGTTAATAATCTGTAA
- a CDS encoding acyl-CoA dehydrogenase family protein has translation MMKMELTKEQLNWQTDFREFVDDVVTPYSEKNDREERLDPELIERLKEKGYLGSMLPQEYGGMGLDWVTIGILNEEIGRGCSSLRSLLTVHGMVALALLRWGSDEQRSQWLPKMAAGEMIGAFALTEPGVGSDAKNVQSVAVASDHSYVLNGHKKWITMGQIADIYLVFAQCEGKPTAFLVERNTPGFTTTPITGMLGARASMLAELHLADCVIPQENLVGSVGTGLSHVALHCLDYGRYTVACGCVGLGQACLEQSVHYSRKRRQFGKALRENQLIQKMITEMTVNVKAARLLCYHSGYLKDVMDPDSIMETWTAKYFASKMVNQVASDAVQIHGANGCSRDYPVERYLRDARINEIIEGTSQMHEMLIALHTIRNI, from the coding sequence ATGATGAAAATGGAATTGACGAAGGAACAGCTCAACTGGCAAACGGACTTCAGGGAATTCGTAGATGATGTCGTGACACCCTATTCTGAAAAGAACGACAGAGAAGAGCGCCTTGATCCCGAATTAATCGAGCGATTGAAGGAGAAGGGTTACCTAGGCTCCATGCTGCCGCAGGAGTATGGCGGAATGGGACTGGACTGGGTTACCATTGGCATCCTGAATGAAGAAATTGGGCGCGGATGCTCTTCCTTGCGAAGCTTGCTGACCGTACATGGAATGGTGGCACTGGCTCTTCTTCGCTGGGGAAGTGATGAACAGAGAAGTCAATGGCTGCCGAAAATGGCCGCCGGTGAAATGATCGGCGCTTTTGCGCTCACCGAGCCAGGGGTGGGCAGTGATGCCAAGAATGTGCAGTCGGTGGCGGTTGCATCCGACCATAGTTATGTACTCAATGGACATAAAAAATGGATCACGATGGGACAGATAGCGGATATTTATTTGGTATTTGCGCAGTGCGAAGGCAAGCCAACGGCTTTTCTGGTCGAACGCAACACTCCTGGCTTTACCACAACTCCTATAACCGGCATGTTGGGCGCCAGAGCTTCGATGCTGGCGGAACTGCATCTGGCCGATTGTGTAATCCCGCAGGAAAACCTGGTTGGCAGCGTCGGGACGGGATTATCACATGTGGCCTTGCATTGTCTCGACTACGGCAGATATACGGTAGCCTGTGGATGTGTGGGCTTGGGGCAGGCTTGCTTGGAGCAGTCGGTTCACTATTCAAGAAAAAGAAGGCAATTCGGCAAGGCATTACGGGAGAACCAGCTGATCCAGAAGATGATAACGGAAATGACCGTAAATGTGAAGGCTGCAAGGCTGTTGTGTTATCATTCGGGGTATTTGAAGGATGTCATGGATCCCGATTCGATAATGGAGACATGGACGGCCAAATATTTTGCGTCCAAAATGGTTAATCAGGTCGCTAGCGATGCTGTGCAAATCCATGGAGCGAATGGATGCAGCCGTGATTATCCGGTGGAAAGGTATTTGCGGGATGCCCGAATTAATGAAATTATTGAAGGAACCTCACAGATGCATGAGATGCTGATCGCGCTTCACACGATTAGAAATATATAG
- a CDS encoding HAD-IIIC family phosphatase, which yields MNNHISAQKEKQKMKCIVWDLDHTLWDGILLEDSNVTLRDGVVEIIKTIDSRGILQSVASKNEHQSAMDKLEEFGLQEYFIHPQINWNAKSSSIAAIAKSINIGIDTIAFIDDQPFEREEVQFVHPDVLCIDASDLPVLLSMPEMNPNFITQDSQNRRKMYLCDINRNRAEESFTGTHEEFLASLNMKFTISRVGEGDLQRAEELTVRTHQLNTTGYTYSYEEIDKLRKSDTSLLLISDLEDKYGTYGKIGLAIVDLGQEVWTIKLLLMSCRVMSRGVGTVMINHIMNLAKKANVTLRADFVSTDKNRTMYVTYKFAGFQEVHEEGDFIIFENDLSAIQPLPDYIKLVVND from the coding sequence ATGAATAATCATATCTCCGCGCAGAAAGAAAAACAAAAAATGAAATGTATTGTATGGGATCTGGACCATACGCTATGGGATGGGATCCTTCTCGAAGACAGCAATGTCACGCTTCGGGATGGAGTTGTTGAGATTATCAAAACGATTGACAGCCGGGGAATATTGCAGTCTGTTGCGAGCAAAAACGAGCATCAATCGGCCATGGACAAACTGGAAGAGTTCGGGCTCCAGGAATATTTCATTCATCCTCAAATCAACTGGAACGCGAAGTCCTCTTCCATCGCGGCGATTGCCAAATCGATTAATATCGGGATAGACACGATCGCATTTATTGACGATCAACCCTTTGAAAGAGAAGAAGTCCAGTTTGTTCATCCTGACGTCCTCTGTATCGATGCCTCAGATTTACCAGTACTCCTGAGTATGCCGGAAATGAATCCGAATTTTATTACGCAAGACTCCCAAAATCGAAGAAAAATGTATTTATGCGATATCAACCGCAATCGTGCCGAGGAAAGCTTCACAGGTACGCATGAAGAGTTCTTGGCGTCGCTGAATATGAAATTCACGATATCCAGGGTAGGTGAAGGGGACTTACAGCGTGCCGAGGAATTAACGGTAAGAACCCACCAGTTGAATACAACCGGTTACACCTATTCCTATGAAGAAATCGATAAGTTAAGAAAATCGGATACCTCCCTGCTGTTAATTTCAGATTTGGAAGATAAATATGGAACCTACGGAAAGATCGGGCTTGCCATTGTCGACCTGGGGCAAGAGGTATGGACAATCAAGCTCCTTCTCATGTCTTGCCGCGTCATGTCGCGCGGCGTCGGGACCGTGATGATCAACCACATTATGAACCTGGCCAAAAAGGCCAATGTGACGCTGCGCGCCGATTTTGTATCCACGGATAAAAATCGGACAATGTATGTGACGTATAAATTTGCCGGCTTTCAGGAGGTTCATGAGGAAGGAGATTTCATCATCTTCGAAAATGATCTGTCCGCGATACAGCCGCTGCCGGATTATATCAAGCTAGTCGTAAATGATTAA
- a CDS encoding ACP S-malonyltransferase, which yields MEKFAFLFPGQGTQFLQMGKAFYDHYPIARQTFEEASDVSGLDLANLCFSGTVSSLNEFSNMQLAILTTEIAIFRAYMNDYGVYPQFAVGHSIGEYAALVSAGAMTFADAITIMMKRGELVSRIIQKNMGHMAIIEQASSQMIEDCIKASHAQDSVYISCFNSESQYAISGWNDKLEAVEQLLLDKEAIVSPLFHSPPIHSPAMNEICMEYLDFMNGFEFYPFRFPVISNYSGAPFSDPAQIAKTLTYHLISPVLFTSASNLFHKYGVTATIEMSPKLLLSEFIKEDQPNIKTYCYGLINDKQKLDELFQSDPNFVKDMPNFAGRCLSILVSTENKNQNQNEYKEVVKIYEKIKEKYNEQQKNHAGTAADPHAEMLDMLIAALRMKRLEPKQLKNCVKTLLDETNSFYRFATVYNAL from the coding sequence ATGGAGAAATTCGCTTTTCTTTTTCCGGGGCAAGGCACTCAGTTTTTGCAGATGGGAAAAGCATTTTATGATCATTATCCGATAGCCAGGCAGACCTTTGAGGAAGCAAGCGATGTCTCAGGCCTGGATTTGGCTAACCTCTGCTTCAGTGGGACCGTAAGCAGCCTTAATGAATTTTCAAATATGCAGCTTGCCATTCTGACTACGGAGATTGCGATATTCAGGGCGTATATGAACGACTATGGCGTGTACCCTCAATTTGCCGTTGGCCATAGTATTGGAGAATATGCCGCGTTGGTGAGTGCAGGCGCGATGACCTTCGCGGATGCGATCACCATCATGATGAAACGGGGAGAGCTGGTAAGCAGGATCATACAAAAGAATATGGGGCATATGGCAATCATTGAACAAGCCAGCTCGCAAATGATAGAAGATTGCATTAAGGCATCCCATGCACAGGATAGCGTTTATATTTCATGCTTTAATTCCGAGAGCCAATATGCAATCAGCGGATGGAACGACAAGCTTGAAGCGGTTGAGCAGCTGTTGCTGGATAAGGAGGCCATTGTGTCTCCGCTATTTCATAGTCCGCCCATTCACTCTCCTGCAATGAATGAGATTTGCATGGAATATTTGGATTTTATGAATGGGTTTGAATTTTATCCATTCCGTTTTCCTGTCATTTCGAATTATTCCGGAGCTCCTTTCTCCGATCCGGCTCAAATAGCAAAAACGCTAACTTACCATTTAATCAGTCCCGTGTTATTTACATCGGCTAGTAACCTGTTTCATAAATATGGCGTTACGGCGACGATTGAAATGAGTCCGAAGTTATTATTGTCTGAATTTATTAAGGAAGATCAACCGAATATCAAAACGTATTGCTATGGCTTGATAAATGACAAGCAAAAGCTGGATGAGTTGTTCCAATCCGATCCGAATTTTGTCAAGGATATGCCCAATTTTGCGGGAAGATGCCTGAGCATACTCGTGTCCACCGAGAACAAAAACCAGAACCAAAACGAATATAAAGAAGTTGTTAAAATCTATGAAAAAATTAAAGAAAAATATAATGAGCAACAAAAGAATCATGCGGGAACGGCAGCCGACCCGCATGCGGAAATGCTCGATATGCTGATTGCCGCACTTCGAATGAAAAGGCTTGAGCCGAAACAATTGAAAAACTGCGTAAAAACGTTATTGGATGAAACCAATTCTTTCTACCGGTTTGCAACCGTATATAACGCCTTATAA